Within Actinoplanes sp. L3-i22, the genomic segment AAAGGGCGTTCGATCCGACCCCGGGAGCGTGTTTCGCGGCGTGTCTTCCGGGCGCGGCACCGCGAAGTGCCGCATGCGTGGTCCGGGCATTCGCGGGTTCGGGCCTCGTGACAAGGCAGGCCGTCGCTCGCTGCCCCCGACCCCCGGTGGCGGGCGACGGACCCGCCGGTAGCCGGCCGGCCGGGTGTGGTGTGGGGAAGCTTCACATCCGGCCGGTCTGCTCGCCGGGGCTCCCACTGCCCGTGGAGCCCCGGCACCCCGGCCTCACGGTCGCTCCCCCGGAGCGGCTCAGGTTTGGCCCGTTGCGCCTTCCTCCGCAGCGGTCCGGTTCGGCCAGTACGTCCGGATGCGGAACAGGCGAGGAGAAACGACCATGGCGATCACCGCGGCCCCCGGCCTCACGCCGGTCCCCGGGCAGGATTCCGCGCCCGGCGCGACCGCCCGGGCCGACGCGCCCACGGTCCCGGCGCACATGCTGCCGCACCGCAGCCCCACTCAGCTGCTGGCGATGGCCCGGCAGGGCCTGTCCGAGGCGGCGCACACGACTCCCGACGGCTTGCGATACGCGGCGGCGCACCTGGCCGCTCTGCGCGCGGCCGCGGCTCTGCTCGCCGCCCGGGCTCGCCCGGCCGCACCCGGGCGGCGTACCAGGGCGACCAGTGTCTGGTCGCTGCTGGTGCTGGTCGCGCCGGAGTTCGGCGACTGGGCGGGCTATTTCGCCCTCGGCGCCGGCAAACGCGCGGCGGCCGAGGCCGGCATCCCGCATGTGGTGAGCGCCCGGGAGGCGGATGACCTGCTGCGGGCGGCGGAGCAGTTCGTGACGGTGGCGGAGTCGTCGCTCGGGGTTTCCTATCAGCCGCCGTTGGCGGCCTGACCGCTCGGATCATCGCTCGTGGACCCGCCGGCTCGATTCGTCGCCCTGACCCGCCAGCTTGATCGGTTGGCTCGACCTCCCAGTTTGATCCGCCTACCTGAGTTGTTGGCCCGAGTTGTCGCTTTGAGCGGACGACCGGACGACCGACGGCTCGACGGCCAGACCGACCTCCCGACGTCCGGCTGCCCGACCCGGCCGCCCCACGTCCGGCCGCTCGGATGCCCGACGTCCCGGCCGGCCGGTCGGTTGGTCGGCCGGCGAGGCCGGGGGCGCTCCGCGCGGTTGGCCCGGCTGATCTGAGCGGTTGGCCTGGGCTGGCGTGGGCGGCCTGGACCGGTCGGGCCTGGGGCGGTTGGCCTGGGGCGGTTGGCCCGGGTCGGTTGGCCTGCCGGGTTGAGCGGCTGGGGTGAGCGGT encodes:
- a CDS encoding SAV_6107 family HEPN domain-containing protein, producing MLPHRSPTQLLAMARQGLSEAAHTTPDGLRYAAAHLAALRAAAALLAARARPAAPGRRTRATSVWSLLVLVAPEFGDWAGYFALGAGKRAAAEAGIPHVVSAREADDLLRAAEQFVTVAESSLGVSYQPPLAA